In Aegilops tauschii subsp. strangulata cultivar AL8/78 chromosome 3, Aet v6.0, whole genome shotgun sequence, one genomic interval encodes:
- the LOC109758534 gene encoding pectin acetylesterase 5 produces MHPLSSSSASAAPATHRLRLWWRRLGRRGAAGAAAFAFALLAAAFFLLSPSRDASAPSTSSYPSYGHRLPTLVDLTLVAGAKERGAVCLDGTPPGYHWLPGFGEGSDKWLLHLEGGSWCRNLTWCAQRKETNLGSSDHMERRAEFVGILSDDELQNPDFYNWNKVKVRYCDGASFSGNVEEEFQEDGTPFFFRGQRIWEAVMSELLSKGLSRAKEAFLTGCSAGGLSTYIHCDDFRALVPKASTVKCLADGGFFLDVEDISGRRYMRGFYNDVARLQDLRKKFTHCSSDMEPGQCIFPREVAKGIHTPMFILNPAYDVWQVEHVLSPEGSDPEHLWQNCRLDITKCDSKQLETLQGFRKELLDALSEFKKKKDWGMFINSCYIHCQSMNSLTWHSPSAPRINNKTIAESVGDWFFNRREVKEIDCEYPCNPTCHNAVLDQPYNEE; encoded by the exons ATGCatcccctctcctcctcctccgcctccgccgcgccGGCGACGCACCGCCTGCGCCTCTGGTGGCGCCGCCTCGGCCGCCGCGGGGCCGCCGGGGCCGCGGCGTTCGCCTTCGCGCTCCTCGCCGCCGCATTCTTCCTCCTCAGCCCCTCCCGCGACGCTTCCGCCCCGTCGACCTCATCGTACCCGTCCTACGGCCACCGGCTCCCCACGCTCGTCGACCTCaccctcgtcgccggcgccaaGGAGAGGGGCGCGGTGTGCCTGGACGGGACCCCGCCTGGGTACCACTGGCTCCCGGGGTTCGGCGAGGGGTCCGACAAGTGGCTCCTCCACTTGGAG GGTGGAAGCTGGTGCAGGAATCTGACATGGTGTGCTCAGCGTAAAGAAACAAATTTAGGTTCCTCTGACCACATGGAAAGGCGTGCCGAGTTCGTCGGCATCTTGAGCGACGACGAACTGCAGAATCCAG ATTTTTACAATTGGAACAAAGTGAAGGTAAGGTATTGTGATGGTGCGTCATTTTCTGGTAACGTCGAAGAGGAATTTCAG GAGGATGGCACCCCTTTCTTCTTCAGGGGCCAGCGTATCTGGGAAGCAGTCATGAGTGAACTTTTATCAAAGGGCCTATCCCGTGCTAAAGAG GCTTTTCTTACAGGCTGCTCGGCTGGTGGTCTATCCACTTACATTCACTGTGATGACTTCCGTGCACTTGTACCAAAGGCGTCTACTGTTAAGTGTCTTGCCGATGGTGGTTTTTTCCTTGATGT GGAAGACATTTCTGGGAGAAGATATATGCGTGGATTTTATAACGATGTTGCTCGTCTACAG GACCTGCGGAAAAAATTTACTCATTGCAGTTCAGATATGGAGCCGGGACAG TGCATTTTTCCACGGGAAGTTGCAAAAGGCATCCACACCCCAATGTTCATTCTCAATCCAGCATATGATGTTTGGCAG GTGGAGCACGTCTTGTCTCCAGAAGGATCCGACCCTGAACACTTGTGGCAAAATTGCAGGCTGGATATTACTAAGTGTGATTCCAAACAGCTCGAAACTCTCCAAG GTTTCAGGAAAGAGTTGCTTGATGCTCTAAGTGAATTCAAGAAGAAAAAGGACTGGGGCATGTTCATTAACTCCTGCTATATACACTGTCAATCAATGAACTCCTTGACTTGGCACTCTCCATCTGCCCCTAGAATTAACAACAAG ACAATCGCTGAATCGGTGGGAGACTGGTTCTTTAACCGGAGAGAGGTGAAGGAAATCGACTGTGAATACCCCTGCAACCCGACATGCCACAACGCGGTCCTCGATCAACCTTACAATGAAGAATGA
- the LOC109758522 gene encoding pectin acetylesterase 5 isoform X3 yields MYISSTENTQGGGWCSTVKDCSGRRMSVLGSSNFMKPLQFTGHGIFDSDEIYNPDFYNWNKVYVRYCDGASFAGDAEGQAQDGTTVYFRGLRIYEAVIGELMEKGLANATQVLFTGCSAGGLATILHCDDFSARFPQQVSVKCFADAGFFLDVRKDISGERSFWSFYNRVVQLQNVRQVLHKDCLANKDPTECFFPTELIKSIRTPMFILNSAYDSWQIQNVLLPTSSSPEKSWLSCKDNIGNCNSTQIKVLDEIRNTMINDLKVINDKADWGMFIDSCFTHCQTLFRISWSSPTSPRLGNKNIAKVVGDWYFGRSQGVKEIDCEYPCNPTCNSLPPP; encoded by the exons atgtatatttcCTCAACTGAAAACACCCAGGGAGGAGGCTGGTGCAGCACTGTCAAGGATTGTTCTGGTCGCAGAATGTCTGTTCTTGGTTCATCAAACTTCATGAAACCACTACAGTTCACCGGCCATGGAATTTTTGACAGTGATGAGATATATAATCCTG ATTTCTACAACTGGAATAAAGTCTATGTGCGGTATTGCGATGGGGCGTCATTTGCTGGGGATGCAGAAGGTCAAGCGCAG GATGGAACCACAGTTTACTTCAGAGGGTTGCGCATCTATGAAGCAGTTATTGGCGAACTCATGGAAAAAGGACTCGCCAATGCCACACAG GTGCTCTTTACAGGTTGTTCTGCCGGAGGTCTAGCCACGATACTGCATTGCGATGATTTTAGTGCACGGTTTCCACAGCAGGTTTCGGTTAAATGCTTTGCGGATGCTGGGTTTTTTCTTGACGT CAGAAAGGATATATCTGGAGAAAGGTCCTTTTGGTCTTTCTACAACCGAGTTGTACAGCTCCAG AATGTTAGACAAGTGTTGCACAAGGACTGTCTTGCCAACAAGGACCCAACCGAG tGTTTCTTCCCCACAGAGCTTATTAAAAGCATCCGCACCCCAATGTTTATTCTCAACTCTGCATACGATTCATGGCAG ATACAGAATGTTCTCCTACCGACTTCATCTTCCCCTGAAAAGTCATGGTTGAGTTGCAAGGACAATATCGGAAACTGCAATTCAACCCAAATTAAAGTTCTTGATG AAATCAGGAACACAATGATCAATGATTTGAAGGTCATCAATGATAAGGCAGACTGGGGCATGTTCATTGATTCATGCTTCACTCACTGCCAAACGCTCTTTCGCATCTCTTGGAGTTCACCAACATCCCCAAGGCTGGGAAATAAG AATATTGCAAAGGTTGTTGGAGATTGGTACTTTGGAAGGAGCCAAGGAGTGAAAGAGATTGACTGCGAGTATCCGTGCAATCCAACATGCAATAGTCTGCCGCCACCATGA
- the LOC109758522 gene encoding pectin acetylesterase 5 isoform X1, with translation MAPSNVPAALLLLLLLASSGPLRPTLSGAAPLEPVAVSLLASAQEKGAFCLDGTPPGYHLQRGSGDGSGSWLVHLEGGGWCSTVKDCSGRRMSVLGSSNFMKPLQFTGHGIFDSDEIYNPDFYNWNKVYVRYCDGASFAGDAEGQAQDGTTVYFRGLRIYEAVIGELMEKGLANATQVLFTGCSAGGLATILHCDDFSARFPQQVSVKCFADAGFFLDVRKDISGERSFWSFYNRVVQLQNVRQVLHKDCLANKDPTECFFPTELIKSIRTPMFILNSAYDSWQIQNVLLPTSSSPEKSWLSCKDNIGNCNSTQIKVLDEIRNTMINDLKVINDKADWGMFIDSCFTHCQTLFRISWSSPTSPRLGNKNIAKVVGDWYFGRSQGVKEIDCEYPCNPTCNSLPPP, from the exons ATGGCGCCAAGCAACGTACCAGCGGCCCTgctcctgctcctgctgctgGCCTCTTCCGGCCCTCTCCGTCCTACGCTATCCGGCGCAGCGCCGCTGGAGCCCGTCGCGGTCAGCCTCCTCGCCAGCGCACAGGAAAAGGGAGCATTCTGCTTGGACGGGACCCCGCCTGGGTACCACCTGCAGAGAGGCTCCGGTGACGGATCCGGCAGCTGGCTCGTCCATCTAGAG GGAGGAGGCTGGTGCAGCACTGTCAAGGATTGTTCTGGTCGCAGAATGTCTGTTCTTGGTTCATCAAACTTCATGAAACCACTACAGTTCACCGGCCATGGAATTTTTGACAGTGATGAGATATATAATCCTG ATTTCTACAACTGGAATAAAGTCTATGTGCGGTATTGCGATGGGGCGTCATTTGCTGGGGATGCAGAAGGTCAAGCGCAG GATGGAACCACAGTTTACTTCAGAGGGTTGCGCATCTATGAAGCAGTTATTGGCGAACTCATGGAAAAAGGACTCGCCAATGCCACACAG GTGCTCTTTACAGGTTGTTCTGCCGGAGGTCTAGCCACGATACTGCATTGCGATGATTTTAGTGCACGGTTTCCACAGCAGGTTTCGGTTAAATGCTTTGCGGATGCTGGGTTTTTTCTTGACGT CAGAAAGGATATATCTGGAGAAAGGTCCTTTTGGTCTTTCTACAACCGAGTTGTACAGCTCCAG AATGTTAGACAAGTGTTGCACAAGGACTGTCTTGCCAACAAGGACCCAACCGAG tGTTTCTTCCCCACAGAGCTTATTAAAAGCATCCGCACCCCAATGTTTATTCTCAACTCTGCATACGATTCATGGCAG ATACAGAATGTTCTCCTACCGACTTCATCTTCCCCTGAAAAGTCATGGTTGAGTTGCAAGGACAATATCGGAAACTGCAATTCAACCCAAATTAAAGTTCTTGATG AAATCAGGAACACAATGATCAATGATTTGAAGGTCATCAATGATAAGGCAGACTGGGGCATGTTCATTGATTCATGCTTCACTCACTGCCAAACGCTCTTTCGCATCTCTTGGAGTTCACCAACATCCCCAAGGCTGGGAAATAAG AATATTGCAAAGGTTGTTGGAGATTGGTACTTTGGAAGGAGCCAAGGAGTGAAAGAGATTGACTGCGAGTATCCGTGCAATCCAACATGCAATAGTCTGCCGCCACCATGA
- the LOC109758522 gene encoding pectin acetylesterase 5 isoform X2 yields the protein MAPSNVPAALLLLLLLASSGPLRPTLSGAAPLEPVAVSLLASAQEKGAFCLDGTPPGYHLQRGSGDGSGSWLVHLEGGGWCSTVKDCSGRRMSVLGSSNFMKPLQFTGHGIFDSDEIYNPDFYNWNKVYVRYCDGASFAGDAEGQAQDGTTVYFRGLRIYEAVIGELMEKGLANATQVLFTGCSAGGLATILHCDDFSARFPQQVSVKCFADAGFFLDVKDISGERSFWSFYNRVVQLQNVRQVLHKDCLANKDPTECFFPTELIKSIRTPMFILNSAYDSWQIQNVLLPTSSSPEKSWLSCKDNIGNCNSTQIKVLDEIRNTMINDLKVINDKADWGMFIDSCFTHCQTLFRISWSSPTSPRLGNKNIAKVVGDWYFGRSQGVKEIDCEYPCNPTCNSLPPP from the exons ATGGCGCCAAGCAACGTACCAGCGGCCCTgctcctgctcctgctgctgGCCTCTTCCGGCCCTCTCCGTCCTACGCTATCCGGCGCAGCGCCGCTGGAGCCCGTCGCGGTCAGCCTCCTCGCCAGCGCACAGGAAAAGGGAGCATTCTGCTTGGACGGGACCCCGCCTGGGTACCACCTGCAGAGAGGCTCCGGTGACGGATCCGGCAGCTGGCTCGTCCATCTAGAG GGAGGAGGCTGGTGCAGCACTGTCAAGGATTGTTCTGGTCGCAGAATGTCTGTTCTTGGTTCATCAAACTTCATGAAACCACTACAGTTCACCGGCCATGGAATTTTTGACAGTGATGAGATATATAATCCTG ATTTCTACAACTGGAATAAAGTCTATGTGCGGTATTGCGATGGGGCGTCATTTGCTGGGGATGCAGAAGGTCAAGCGCAG GATGGAACCACAGTTTACTTCAGAGGGTTGCGCATCTATGAAGCAGTTATTGGCGAACTCATGGAAAAAGGACTCGCCAATGCCACACAG GTGCTCTTTACAGGTTGTTCTGCCGGAGGTCTAGCCACGATACTGCATTGCGATGATTTTAGTGCACGGTTTCCACAGCAGGTTTCGGTTAAATGCTTTGCGGATGCTGGGTTTTTTCTTGACGT AAAGGATATATCTGGAGAAAGGTCCTTTTGGTCTTTCTACAACCGAGTTGTACAGCTCCAG AATGTTAGACAAGTGTTGCACAAGGACTGTCTTGCCAACAAGGACCCAACCGAG tGTTTCTTCCCCACAGAGCTTATTAAAAGCATCCGCACCCCAATGTTTATTCTCAACTCTGCATACGATTCATGGCAG ATACAGAATGTTCTCCTACCGACTTCATCTTCCCCTGAAAAGTCATGGTTGAGTTGCAAGGACAATATCGGAAACTGCAATTCAACCCAAATTAAAGTTCTTGATG AAATCAGGAACACAATGATCAATGATTTGAAGGTCATCAATGATAAGGCAGACTGGGGCATGTTCATTGATTCATGCTTCACTCACTGCCAAACGCTCTTTCGCATCTCTTGGAGTTCACCAACATCCCCAAGGCTGGGAAATAAG AATATTGCAAAGGTTGTTGGAGATTGGTACTTTGGAAGGAGCCAAGGAGTGAAAGAGATTGACTGCGAGTATCCGTGCAATCCAACATGCAATAGTCTGCCGCCACCATGA
- the LOC109758522 gene encoding pectin acetylesterase 5 isoform X4 — MYISSTENTQGGGWCSTVKDCSGRRMSVLGSSNFMKPLQFTGHGIFDSDEIYNPDFYNWNKVYVRYCDGASFAGDAEGQAQDGTTVYFRGLRIYEAVIGELMEKGLANATQVLFTGCSAGGLATILHCDDFSARFPQQVSVKCFADAGFFLDVKDISGERSFWSFYNRVVQLQNVRQVLHKDCLANKDPTECFFPTELIKSIRTPMFILNSAYDSWQIQNVLLPTSSSPEKSWLSCKDNIGNCNSTQIKVLDEIRNTMINDLKVINDKADWGMFIDSCFTHCQTLFRISWSSPTSPRLGNKNIAKVVGDWYFGRSQGVKEIDCEYPCNPTCNSLPPP, encoded by the exons atgtatatttcCTCAACTGAAAACACCCAGGGAGGAGGCTGGTGCAGCACTGTCAAGGATTGTTCTGGTCGCAGAATGTCTGTTCTTGGTTCATCAAACTTCATGAAACCACTACAGTTCACCGGCCATGGAATTTTTGACAGTGATGAGATATATAATCCTG ATTTCTACAACTGGAATAAAGTCTATGTGCGGTATTGCGATGGGGCGTCATTTGCTGGGGATGCAGAAGGTCAAGCGCAG GATGGAACCACAGTTTACTTCAGAGGGTTGCGCATCTATGAAGCAGTTATTGGCGAACTCATGGAAAAAGGACTCGCCAATGCCACACAG GTGCTCTTTACAGGTTGTTCTGCCGGAGGTCTAGCCACGATACTGCATTGCGATGATTTTAGTGCACGGTTTCCACAGCAGGTTTCGGTTAAATGCTTTGCGGATGCTGGGTTTTTTCTTGACGT AAAGGATATATCTGGAGAAAGGTCCTTTTGGTCTTTCTACAACCGAGTTGTACAGCTCCAG AATGTTAGACAAGTGTTGCACAAGGACTGTCTTGCCAACAAGGACCCAACCGAG tGTTTCTTCCCCACAGAGCTTATTAAAAGCATCCGCACCCCAATGTTTATTCTCAACTCTGCATACGATTCATGGCAG ATACAGAATGTTCTCCTACCGACTTCATCTTCCCCTGAAAAGTCATGGTTGAGTTGCAAGGACAATATCGGAAACTGCAATTCAACCCAAATTAAAGTTCTTGATG AAATCAGGAACACAATGATCAATGATTTGAAGGTCATCAATGATAAGGCAGACTGGGGCATGTTCATTGATTCATGCTTCACTCACTGCCAAACGCTCTTTCGCATCTCTTGGAGTTCACCAACATCCCCAAGGCTGGGAAATAAG AATATTGCAAAGGTTGTTGGAGATTGGTACTTTGGAAGGAGCCAAGGAGTGAAAGAGATTGACTGCGAGTATCCGTGCAATCCAACATGCAATAGTCTGCCGCCACCATGA